One window of Oreochromis niloticus isolate F11D_XX linkage group LG23, O_niloticus_UMD_NMBU, whole genome shotgun sequence genomic DNA carries:
- the nipa2 gene encoding magnesium transporter NIPA2 isoform X1, which produces MDSSNSSGDAFPGCRVDCGHGVWVGQNCTLLGQHLRCQLVNVTDRINTSSLTMAQDRGKYDFYIGLALAISSSIFIGGSFILKKKGLLRLARKGSTRAGQGGHAYLKEWLWWAGLLSMGAGEAANFAAYAFAPATLVTPLGALSVLVSAVLSSYFLTERLNLHGKLGCLLSILGSTTMVIHAPKEEEISSLEEMSAKLVDPGFLLFATLVIIIALIFIFVVGPRHGQTNILVYITICSVIGALSVSCVKGLGIAIKEAIAGTSVVKNPLAWILLLGLVGCVSTQINYLNKALDIFNTSLVTPIYYVFFTTSVLTCSAILFKEWEHMGADDVIGTLSGFLTIIVGIFLLHAFKDISVSLATLAVSMRKEERAFPTANGIASHTAYELLDESTTGDLEERDMASHFDSVSRRNGTMTSSLDH; this is translated from the exons GTGTTTGGGTCGGACAGAACTGCACCTTATTGGGTCAGCACCTGCGCTGTCAGCTGGTAAATGTGACAGACCGCATCAACACATCCAGCCTCACTATGGCTCAAGACAGGGGCAAATATGACTTCTACATTGGCTTGGCGCTGGCCATCAGCTCCAGCATCTTCATCGGAGGCAGTTTTATCCTCAAGAAGAAAGGACTTCTGAGGTTGGCGAGGAAGGGGTCCACACGGGCAG GGCAGGGAGGTCATGCATATCTGAAAGAGTGGCTGTGGTGGGCAGGTTTACTATCAA TGGGGGCTGGGGAAGCGGCCAACTTCGCAGCGTACGCCTTTGCTCCTGCGACGCTGGTCACGCCGCTGGGAGCCCTGAGCGTGCTCGTCAG CGCCGTGCTGTCGTCATACTTCCTGACGGAGCGGTTAAACCTGCACGGGAAGCTTGGCTGCCTGCTCAGCATCCTGGGCTCCACCACCATGGTCATTCACGCTCCGAAGGAAGAGGAGATCAGCAGCCTCGAGGAGATGTCTGCCAAGCTGGTTGACCCAG gGTTCCTTCTCTTTGCCACCCTCGTCATCATCATTGCACTCATCTTCATATTCGTTGTGGGTCCCCGCCACGGCCAGACCAACATCCTAGTCTACATCACCATCTGCTCGGTAATCGGAGCGCTCTCGGTGTCCTGTGTCAAAGGACTGGGCATCGCCATCAAGGAAGCGATCGCCGGGACGAGTGTGGTGAAAAACCCACTGGCGTGGATCCTGCTCCTGGGTCTAGTGGGCTGTGTGAGCACGCAGATCAACTACCTGAACAaagctctggacattttcaacACCTCCCTGGTAACGCCAATCTACTACGTGTTCTTCACCACGTCCGTGCTCACCTGCTCCGCCATCCTCTTCAAAGAGTGGGAGCACATGGGAGCGGACGATGTCATCGGCACCCTCAGTGGCTTCCTCACAATCATCGTGGGCATCTTCCTGCTCCATGCCTTTAAAGACATTAGCGTGAGCCTGGCCACGCTCGCAGTGTCCATGAGGAAGGAAGAACGAGCGTTTCCCACAGCCAACGGCATAGCATCTCACACCGCCTACGAACTGCTGGACGAGTCGACGACCGGAGACTTGGAGGAGCGGGACATGGCTTCGCATTTCGATAGCGTCTCCAGAAGGAATGGCACGATGACGTCCTCGCTGGATCACTAA
- the nipa2 gene encoding magnesium transporter NIPA2 isoform X2, with amino-acid sequence MAQDRGKYDFYIGLALAISSSIFIGGSFILKKKGLLRLARKGSTRAGQGGHAYLKEWLWWAGLLSMGAGEAANFAAYAFAPATLVTPLGALSVLVSAVLSSYFLTERLNLHGKLGCLLSILGSTTMVIHAPKEEEISSLEEMSAKLVDPGFLLFATLVIIIALIFIFVVGPRHGQTNILVYITICSVIGALSVSCVKGLGIAIKEAIAGTSVVKNPLAWILLLGLVGCVSTQINYLNKALDIFNTSLVTPIYYVFFTTSVLTCSAILFKEWEHMGADDVIGTLSGFLTIIVGIFLLHAFKDISVSLATLAVSMRKEERAFPTANGIASHTAYELLDESTTGDLEERDMASHFDSVSRRNGTMTSSLDH; translated from the exons ATGGCTCAAGACAGGGGCAAATATGACTTCTACATTGGCTTGGCGCTGGCCATCAGCTCCAGCATCTTCATCGGAGGCAGTTTTATCCTCAAGAAGAAAGGACTTCTGAGGTTGGCGAGGAAGGGGTCCACACGGGCAG GGCAGGGAGGTCATGCATATCTGAAAGAGTGGCTGTGGTGGGCAGGTTTACTATCAA TGGGGGCTGGGGAAGCGGCCAACTTCGCAGCGTACGCCTTTGCTCCTGCGACGCTGGTCACGCCGCTGGGAGCCCTGAGCGTGCTCGTCAG CGCCGTGCTGTCGTCATACTTCCTGACGGAGCGGTTAAACCTGCACGGGAAGCTTGGCTGCCTGCTCAGCATCCTGGGCTCCACCACCATGGTCATTCACGCTCCGAAGGAAGAGGAGATCAGCAGCCTCGAGGAGATGTCTGCCAAGCTGGTTGACCCAG gGTTCCTTCTCTTTGCCACCCTCGTCATCATCATTGCACTCATCTTCATATTCGTTGTGGGTCCCCGCCACGGCCAGACCAACATCCTAGTCTACATCACCATCTGCTCGGTAATCGGAGCGCTCTCGGTGTCCTGTGTCAAAGGACTGGGCATCGCCATCAAGGAAGCGATCGCCGGGACGAGTGTGGTGAAAAACCCACTGGCGTGGATCCTGCTCCTGGGTCTAGTGGGCTGTGTGAGCACGCAGATCAACTACCTGAACAaagctctggacattttcaacACCTCCCTGGTAACGCCAATCTACTACGTGTTCTTCACCACGTCCGTGCTCACCTGCTCCGCCATCCTCTTCAAAGAGTGGGAGCACATGGGAGCGGACGATGTCATCGGCACCCTCAGTGGCTTCCTCACAATCATCGTGGGCATCTTCCTGCTCCATGCCTTTAAAGACATTAGCGTGAGCCTGGCCACGCTCGCAGTGTCCATGAGGAAGGAAGAACGAGCGTTTCCCACAGCCAACGGCATAGCATCTCACACCGCCTACGAACTGCTGGACGAGTCGACGACCGGAGACTTGGAGGAGCGGGACATGGCTTCGCATTTCGATAGCGTCTCCAGAAGGAATGGCACGATGACGTCCTCGCTGGATCACTAA